DNA from Krasilnikovia cinnamomea:
GCCATCCCGAGGTGTACATCATCGCGCTGCCGTTCTTCGGCATCATCACCGAGGTCATCCCGGTGTTCAGCCGCAAGCCGGTGTTCGGCTACAAGGGCCTGGTGGCGGCGACCCTGCTGATCGCGGCGCTGTCGATGAGCGTGTGGGCGCACCACATGTTCGTCACCGGGCAGGTGCTGCTGCCGTTCTTCAGCTTCCTGAGCTTCCTCATCGCGGTCCCGACCGGCATGAAGTTCTTCGTCTGGATCGGCACGATGTGGCGCGGCCAGATCAGCTTCGAGACGCCGATGCTGTTCGCGCTCGGCTTCCTCGTGACGTTCCTCTTCGGCGGCCTGTCCGGCGTGCTGCTGGCCGCCCCGCCGATCGACTTCCACGTCTCCGACTCGTACTTCGTCATCGCTCACTTCCACTACGTGCTGTTCGGCACGATCGTGTTCGCGGTGTTCGCCGGCATCTACTTCTGGTTCCCGAAGATGTTCGGCCGGATGCTCGACGAGCGGCTCGGCAAGGTGCACTTCTGGCTCACGTTCATCGGCTTCCACGCGACGTTCCTGGTGCAGCACTGGCTCGGCACCGAGGGCATGCCCCGCCGGTACGCCGACTACCTGGCCGGTGACGGGTTCACGTTCCTGAACATGTGGTCGACCATCGGCTCGTTCGTCCTGGGCCTGTCGACGCTGCCGTTCATCTACAACGTGTGGAAGTCGTACAAGGTCGGCGAGCTGGTGACCGTGGACGACCCGTGGGGCCACGGCAACTCGCTGGAGTGGGCGACCAGTTGCCCGCCGCCGCTGCGCAACTTCGACCGCATGCCGCGCATCCGCTCGGAGCGCCCGGCGTTCGACGCCAAGTTCCCCGAGCTGGCGGCCGGCGGCCAGTCCATCGCGGGCCCGCCGGAGGGCGGCGCGAAGCCGCTGACCGCCGAGTCGGACGGTGGCGCCACGTACCGCGAGGACATCGGCAGCAACCGCGACAAGCCCTGATCCACCCAGAACGCCACACGGCCCGCCCTGCGACCCGCGGGGCGGGCCGTCTTCGTTCGCCCGCCACTCGGGTCATACCGTCGCCGGCCAGTTCTAGTGATCTTGAGAATTTCGGGTTCGAAGCTCACCCGAAGTCCTCACCTTTCGCGGCGACCCCGCTCCAACGCGACCTCGGGTCGCACCGCTTCTAGACGCGGATGGTGGGTGGTCAGGGGCGGCCGGTGCCTGCCACGTTGACCGTGCCGGTGGCCTCCGTCGTCGCCATGACCTGGTCGACCCCGGCGTGGTCGGGTGGGAGGACCTTGCCGGAGCCGCGCGACACCTTGGCGGACGGTTCGGTGGGTGTGCCCGCCTGGGCTGGCGTGGCGGCTGGGGGCTCGGTGGGCCGGGTGGGGGAGCGGTGTCGGAGCTGGGCGGGCAGGGCCAGCAGCGCCACGAGCACCCCCACGATGCCGACCGCCGCGAACCCCCACGGCGGGGACAGGGTGTCCATCACCACGCCGGCCAGCGGCGCGCCCAGCGCCACCCCGACGGTCAGCGACGAATTGTGCAGGCCCATCGCCTCGCCCCGGGCGGCGGCGGGGGCCAGCCGGCTCACCACGTCGGCGGTTGCGGTGATCGTCGGGGCGCACAGCGCACCCGCCGGGATGAGCATCAGCGCCAGCAGCCACCAGTGGTCGCCGCCCAGACCCACCGGGATGGTGAACAGCGCCATCGGGGCGAACAGCGCCAGCGGCGGCAGCCCGCGCCGCACCGTGCCGTACGCGAAGCCGCCCAGCAGCGAATACGCCGCCCAGAGGCCCAGCACCGCACCGGTCCACTCCAGCTCGCCGGTGGAGCGCAGCACCGCCACCACGGCCACGTCCGTGCCGCTGAGCACCAGCGTGGCGGCCGCGGTGACCGCCAGCACCGCCACCAGCCGTGGCCGCAGCCAGGAGCGCCGGGGCACCCGCACACCGGCCGAGACCGGCGCCTCGTCGGCGCTGCGGATCGCCGGGTCGAGCAGGTAGAGCCCCACCCCGGAAACGAGGATGCCCGCACCGACCGCCAGCATCCCGGCCCGCGCGCCCGCCGTCGTGGCGACAAAGACCCCGAGCGCCGGGCCGGCCATGAACGACAGCTCCGTGGTGATCGAGTCGAGGGCGAACGCGGGCAGCCGGTGCGACTCGGGGGTGAGCGCGGTGATGGACTGCCGCGCGACCGCGAACACCGGCAGTGTCAGGAAGCCGCCCACCAGCGCGGCCAGCACCAGGGTCCAGTACGGCATGGCCTGTGCGGCGGCCCAGAAGGCGACCTCGGCGACCGTGGTCAGCACCAGGATCGGCCGCAGGCCGCGACGGTCCATGACGCGGCCCAGCACCGGGGCCCCGAACGAGCCGCCGACGGTGAACGCGGCGCCGACCAGCCCGGCGGCGCCGTACCCGCGGCCCAGGTCCTGCACGACGTGCAGGGTGAGGACCACCGGGCCGGCGGTCACGGGGATGCGGGCGAGCGTCGCCACGGTCAGCAGCGGACGCATCCCGCGCAGGGCAAGCGTCTCCCGGTAAGGCGTGAGTGTCATGTCGGTCCTGTCCTCCGACTTGCCAGTCTCCGCCCGGGGTACGACAACCCCAACCGGATTAGACGGAGGTCACCACGGGTGTGCCGGTTGTGGCCACCGAGGCGGTCCGGAACTGCTCCAGGGCGGCCTCGGTGGTGGCCGGCGCCACCCCGGCGGTCAGATCCAGCAGCACGGTGGTGGCGAAACCCGCGGCCGCGGCGTCCAGGGCGGTGGCCCGTACGCAATGATCTGTGGCGATGCCCACGACGTCGACCGAGGTCACGTCGCGGGCGCGCAACCAGTCCGCGAGGGTCTGCCCGTCGGCGGTGCGGCCCTCGAAGCCGGAGTACGCGGCCGCGTGCGCCCCCTTGTGGAACACCGCCTCCACCCGGTCGGTCTCCAGGCCGGGGTGGAAGTCCGCGCCGCTGGTGCCCGCCACGCAGTGCGCCGGCCAGGAGTCGACGAAGTCCGGCGGGTCACCGAAGTGGGCGCCCGGGTCGACGTGGTAGTCCTTGGTCGCCACGACGTGGTCCCAGCCGCCCGTGGCCAGCGCCCGGGAGATGCCGCCGGCCACGGCGGCGCCGCCGCCGACCGCCAGCGAGCCGCCCTCGCAGAAGTCGTTCTGCACGTCGACGATGATGAGTGCGCGGGACACGGTGCCTCCGATCAGGTGGTCGGGACGATGGTGACGGGGATGGCCGGGTCGCCCGCGGACAGCTTGAGACCCTCCCACGGGATCGAGATGAGGCACTGGCGCAGGTGCTCGCGGGACTCGGCCAGCGGCACCGGGTCGAGGATCTCCCCGCCGACGACGTAGGAGCGCTGCAGCAGCCGGTCGTTCGGCCGGTGGTCGGGCACGCCCTGGGAGACCACGATCTCCTCGGTGGCCGTACCCGTGGGCTTGTGCCGCCGGACCGCGGTCTTGCGGCCGCCGACGGTGGCCTTGTTCTCCGAGCGCTTCACCACGGGGCGGCCCTCGACCTCGACCAGCTTGTACACCAGCCCGGCGGTGGGGGCGCCGGAGCCGGCGACCACGGCGGTGCCCGCGCCGTACATGTCGACCGGTTCGGCGGCGAGGGTGGCGATCGAGTACTCGTCCATGTCACCGGAGACGATGATCTTCGTTTCGGTGGCGCCGAGCGAGTCGAGCAGCTCCCGCGAGTGCCCGGCCAGCACCGACAGGTCGCCCGAGTCGATGCGCACCGCCCGCAGGTCCGGCCCCGCCACCGCGATCGCGTTGCGGATGCCCTGCGCGATGTCGTACGTGTCCACCAGCAGCGTGGTGTTCTTGCCCAGCGCCGCCACCTGCGAGGCGAAGGCCGCCGACTCGTCGTCGTGCAGCAGGGTGAAGGCGTGCGCCGAGGTGCCCGTCGTCGGGATGCCGTACTTCGCGCCCGCGGCCAGATTGGACGTGGAGGCGAAACCGGCCAGGTAGGCGGCGCGGGCCGCGGCCACCGCGGCGGCCTCATGGGTACGGCGTGAGCCCATCTCGATGATCGGCCGGCCGCGGGCCGCGGTGACCATCCGGGCCGCCGCCGCGGCGACCGCGCAGTCGTGGTTGAGCACCGACAGCAGCAGCGTCTCCAGCACCACGCACTCGGCGAACGTGCCGGACACCGTGAGGATCGGCGAGCCGGGGAAGAACAGCTCGCCCTCGGCGTACCCGTCGATGTCGCCGGTGAAGCGGTAGTCGGCCAGCCATCGCGCGGTGGTCTCGTCGACGATGCCGGCCCGGCGCAGGAACTCCACCTCGGCCTCGGCGAAGCGGAAGTCGCGGATCAGCTCGGCCAGCCGCCCCGGTCCGGCGACGACGCCGTAGCGGCGTCCGGACGGCAGCCGCCGGGCGAAGACCTCGAAGACGCAGCGACGGTCGGCGGTGCCGTCCTTGAGGGCGGCGCTGACCATGGTCAGCTCGTACTGGTCGGTCAGCAGGGCGGATGGGTACGCGGTCACGGTCCCACCCTATTGCGGCAGGGATCGAAGCGCGGGGGCGAGTTCCGTGCGCCCGCTGACCCCGAGCTTCGCGTACACCCGTTGCAGGTGGTTCTCCACCGTGCGCGGGGACAGGAACAGGCTGTCGGCGATCTCCCGGCTGCGGGCGCCTGCGGCGGCCAGCTCGGCCACCTGCCGTTCCCGGCTGGTCAGCGCGGGCTGCACCGAGCGCAGCGGCGGCGTCCCCAGCGTGTCGCAGGCGGCCAGCGCGTCCGCCAGCACCTGGTTCGCGGCCAGCGCGCGCGGATCACGGACCGCGCGGAACAGGCGCAACGCGGTCGCGGCGGCCTCCGCGGCGAACACCAGGTAGCCGTGGGCGGCGAAGTCCCGCGCGACCGCGTACAGCGCCCCGGGGTCGTGGGTCGCGGCTGCGCGCGCGTGCCGCAGCAGCAGCGGTGCCGCCGGGCCACCCGGGACCTCGGCCACCAACGCGGCCATCCGGTCGGCGGCCAGCTCCGCGCGGCCCAGCCGGACCACGTCGTGCCAGGCCAGCAGCTCGTACCCCGCGAAACCGTCGGTACGCAGCCGCCCGGCCAGCTCCGTCAGCACCCGCACCGCGCCGGTCAGGTCGCCCGCGCACGCGGCGGTCCACGCCCGGGCGGTCGCGTGCCACGGGTAGAACAGCCGCTCGCAGGCGCCACCGGCCGCCTCGGCGCTGGCCATCGCGGAGGTGGCGAGGGCGAGGTCGCCGCGCACGGCGGCGCTCAGCGCCCGGGCGGCGTGCCCGAGGCCCTCGTACCGTCCGTGCGCGGACAGCGCGGCGCACGCCTGCTCGGCGGCGCGCAGGGCGTCCGCGGTGCGCCCGCGCAGCCGGGCGCTGTGCGCCTGCAGCAGCGCCACCCAGCCGGTGCCGAAGCCGAAGCCGCCGGTCTGCGCGAGGTCCGCGAACTCCGCGGTGAGGATCTCGTCGAGCGCGGCCAGGTCGAGGGCGACGCTGACCCGGGTGCCGACCGTGACGGGCAGCAGGAAGTGCAGCGCGGGCGAGTCACGCCACCAGGCCGGGGCGTCCGCTTGGATCCGCGCGATCAGGTCGGCGCTGTGCCGCGGGTGGCCCGAGGCGGCGGCCAGCAGCGCCTGGGCACAGTGGGCCAGGTTGCGCGCCGATGCCCCGGCGGCGGGGGCGGACAGTACGGCGGCGGTCAGCTCGCGGGCCCGCTCCAGTTGGTTGAGCTGCAGGCGCATCACGGCCTCGACCGCGCGTACCTGGGCCGCCGCGCCGGGCTCGGTGACGGTTGCCGCGGCCAGGTCGTCGGCGGCCCCGGCCTGGCCGAGCCCCCAGAACGCCACCGTCGCCCGCAGCGCGACCGGGCGGCCGGAGGCGGCGTCCGCGCTGCCGTCCTGGCGTTCGCCGCGGTCCAGAGCGGCCTGGGCCTCGTGGGGGCGTCCGGCCAGCAGCAGGGCCGTGGCCAGCAGTTCGGTCGCCGGGTATCCGGCGCCCGCGTCCCGGGCGGCGGCTGCCAGCCGGTGGGTGAGCGTCAGGTCCAGCCGTCCGAACGCCTGGGCGGCCGCGTCGAGCAGCCGCGCGCCGTCCTGCGCGGTGCCGGAGTCCAGCCGCCACACCGCGACCCTGAGCAGGTCGTCGCGGCGCCGGGCGCCGGTGCGCTCGACCAGGTCGGCGAGGGTCGCCAGCAGGCGCCGGGTCCGGCTCACCGGGCACTGTCGGCGTACCACCTCGCCGTACAGGGGGTGGGCGAGGCGGGCGGGGCGGCGGCGGCCGTCGCCGTGCACCCGGATGAGTTCGCGCTCCTCGGCAACCTCGACCGCGGCCGGGTCGGCGACCGCCAGCAGCGACGGCAGGCCGATCGGTTCCCCGAACGCGACCAGCTCCACCACGTCGCGTACGGCGGGGGCGAGCCCGCCGATGTGGGCGTCGACCAGGTCGGCGAGGCTGGGCGCGAGGGTGAGCCGCCCGGTCCAGCGCCAGACGCCGTACGCCCGGGTCATCTCGCCGCCGCCGCGGGCCGCCTGCACCAGCTCGCGCAGCATGAGCGGGTTGCCGCTGGCCAGCTCGGTGAGGCGCTGCGCGGAACCGGCCTCCACCGGCCCGCCGAGCATGGCCGCCAGCAGTTCCTGGGAGCCGGCCGCGTCCAGCGGGCTCAGCTCGGCGTGCCCCACGAGGCCCTCGGTCCACAGCGCGCCGATCGGGGGCGGGACGGGCGCGGCGCCGCGCAGCGTGGCCAGCAGCGTCGCCCCCTGGCGGACGAGCAGATGCGCGAGGGCGGCCGACGCGGGGTCGAGCAGGTGCGCGTCGTCGACCGCCAGCACGATCGGCCGGCCGGCGGCCTCGGCGCGCAGGATGTCGAGCGCCCAGCGCAGCAGGCCGGCCTGGGACAGCCCGGCGGGCGGGTCCGGCGGCAGGACCTGGGCCAGTCCGCCGAAGGGCAGGCCGCATGCCGCGACGCTGGCGGCGGCCGTGAGCACGGCGTACCCGCCGGGGTCGAGGGTGGCGACGGCCTCGCGCAGCAGCCGGCTCTTGCCGACCCCGGCCGCGCCGCTGAGGATCAGCCCGCCCCGGCGCTGGTCGGTGGCGGTGGTGATGAGGCGGGCCAACTCGCCGGCCCGCCCGACGAACGCCCAGTCCCTCACCGCGACAGCATATCGATATCCGTCACTCCGATGTCACTGCGCGTGTCGTGTGCGGAAATGAGTAGCTGTGACATGAACGCTGAGTAACGTGACTGCTCGGCCGGAAGGGCCCGGCAACGTAGCGTTTCGCCGGGTGCGGTCCAGACGCGCCCGGGCCCGCCTGGCGGGGCGGCCCGGGCGGCCGCCATCCGGAGCCGAGCCGGAATCGGCAGTGCCGGGTGCGGCAGTGCCGGGTGCGGCGACCGTGATCGGGGGGCGCGGAATGGGGCGCGGGCCTCGACGCGGCGCTTCGGTTCCGCAACCGGGCGGATCCGGTGGCACGATGGGGGGCATGGCATTGCCTCAGGTCGCTCCCGTCGAGACGCCGGAGATCGAGGAGGTGCCAGCGGACGATCGGCCGTGGGTCACCATCGTCTGGGACGATCCGGTCAATCTGATGTCGTACGTGACCTGGGTGTTCCAGAAGTTGTTCGGCTACAGCCACGATCGGGCCGAGCAGTTGATGATGACGGTCCACACCGAGGGCAAGGCCGTGGTTTCCGCGGGAGCCCGGGAGCGGATGGAGTTGGACGCATCCCGGCTGCACGGATACGGTCTGTGGGCGACGGTAGACCAGGCGTGACCGGGTAGTACCGGGACGGATCGGGCGGTGATGGGGCAGGTGGTCTGAGGAATGTTCCGACGCCACGGCAACCAGTGCGTGGCGACCTTCGCGGTGGACGAGGTCCGTGTGCTGCGCAAGGTCGCTGGCGAGATCGTCGGCCTGCTCATGGACGGCTTCGACCACGGCGACCCGGTGGTCGACCGCCTCTTTCCGGACATCTATCCGGAGCGGCCCGACGACTCGGCCGAGTTCCGCCTGTACACCGAGGGTGACCTCAAGACCGGCAAGATCGACCAGGCCGGTGCGATCCTCGCCGCGTTGCCCGACGACGGCCCCGGCGAGGTACGCCTCGACGGCGAGGAGGCGGAGGCGTGGCTGCGGGCCATCAACGACGCCCGCCTGGCCATGGGGGTGCGGCTCGACATCCGCTCCGGGACGGACCTGGGGGAGGAGCTGGACGACGCCGTGGCGGCCGATCCGACCTCCAGCCGCGTCTTCCAACTCTCCGTGTACGCCTACCTGGGGTACCTGCAGGAGTCTCTGCTCAACGCGCTTGTGGCGGTTCGCTGAGGCGGGGTGAGCACGGCCACGCCCGGGGGCGCGGCCGGGCACGGTAATGTGAACACCGTGCTGACCATCGACAGCGCGATCCTTTCCGCGATCGTCGCCCACGCCCGCCGGGACCACCCCGACGAGGCCTGTGGCGTGGTGGCCGGACCGGCCGGCAGCGACCTGCCGACCCGCCACATCGCGATGGAGAATGCGGCCCGGTCGATGACGTTCTACGAGTTCGACTCGATGGAGCAGCTACGGGTCTGGCGGGAGATGGACGAGCACGACGAGGAGCCGGTGGTGATCTACCACTCGCACACCGCGACGGAGGCGTACCCGTCCCGCACCGACATCTCGTTCGCGGGGGAGCCGGGCGCCCACTATCTGCTCGTCTCGACCCGTGAGCAAGACTCCGAGGAGATTCGCTCGTTCCGTATCGTGGACGGTGTGGTGACCGAGGAAGAGGTCAACATCGTGGATGCGACGGTGGACGCGTGAAGGTGAGTACGGATGGCCACGCCGTCCAGTCGTACATGTTCGGGCAGACCCCGACGACGGTCGATTACGAGTGTCGCTGAGCACTGTCGCTCACGCTGACCCGTTTTCGTACACCTTCTTTCTTTCCCAAGGAGCACCTGCAGTCATGGCCATCGAAGTTCGCGTTCCCACCATCCTGCGCAGCTACACCGGCGGGGCCAAGGTCGTGGAGGGTGCCGGCGCCACGCTGGGCGCCCTCATCGACGACCTGGACGCCAAGCACTCCGGCCTCAAGGGCCGCCTGATCACGTCCGAGGGCGCCCTGCACCGCTTCGTCAACGTCTACGTCAACGACGAGGACGTGCGCTTCCTCGGAGCCCTCGACGCCAAGCTGTCCGACGGCGACTCGGTGACGGTGCTGCCGGCGGTCGCGGGCGGCGCCCTCGGCTTCGCGGCGGCGGCGGCGCTGCTGGGGCACTCTTCCGGCAGCCGGGCCGAAAGCCGGTAACCCCATGGCTCGCTACGAGAGCCTGCTCGACGCGTGCGGGGGCACGCCGCTGGTCGGCCTGCCCCGCCTGTCGCCGACGGTGCCCGACGGGGCACCGCCGGTGCGGCTGTGGGCCAAGCTCGAGGATCGCAACCCGACGGGCAGCATCAAGGACCGGGCCGCGCTGTTCATGGTGCGCGAGGCGGAGGAGTCGGGTCGGCTCCGCCCGGGCGACACCATCCTGGAGCCGACCAGCGGCAACACCGGCATCTCGCTGGCCATGGTGGCGAAGCTGCGCGGCTACCGCCTGGTCTGCGTGATGCCGGAGAACGTCTCCGCCGAGCGGGTCCAGCTGCTGCGCATGTACGGCGCGGAGATCATCTTCTCGCCCGCCGCGGGTGGCTCCAACCAGGCGGTCGCCACGGCCAAGCAGATCTCGGCCGACCACCCGGACTGGGTCATGCTGTTCCAGTACGGCAACCCCGCCAACGCGCGTGCCCACTACGAGACCACCGGGCCGGAGCTGCTGCGGGACCTGCCCACGATCACCCACTTCGTGGCCGGGCTGGGCACCACGGGCACGCTCATGGGCACCGGCCGCTACCTGCGGGAGAAGGTCCCCGGCATCGAGGTCGTCGCGGCCGAGCCGCGTTACGGCGAGCTGGTGTACGGCCTGCGCAACATCGACGAGGGCTACGTGCCGGAGCTGTACGACGCCACGGTCCTCAACCGCCGGTTCTCCGTGGGCACCCGCGACGCGGTGCTGCGTACCCGGCAGCTCGTCGAGGTGGAGGGGATCTTCGCGGGCTTCTCGACCGGCGCGATCCTGCATGCGGCGCTGGCCGTGGCGCACGAGGCGGTGAAGGCGGGCCGCCGCGCCGACGTGGCGTTCGTGGTCGCCGACGGCGGCTGGAAGTACCTGTCCACGGGCGCGTACGGCGGCACCCTCGCCGACGCGGAAGAGGCCCTCGAGGGCCAGCTCTGGGCCTGAGCGGATCCGTGGCACCGTGCGGGGGGCAACGAGGGCACGTTCAGTAGTTGACCGCGAGTCCCACGGCCGCCACGAGCGGCACCGCGGCACCGAACAACAGCAGCCACGGCGGTCGCCGGCGGTGGATGGACAGGAAGCCGGCGACCGACAGGGCCACGCTGAGCAGGCCGCAGCACGCGAGCACCGGCACGTACCAGTCCGGGACGCCGCCGCGCACCGAGGACACCAGCCCGCGCACGCCCACCCCGACCCCGGCGAGGCCGAGCAGCGACGCGTAACCCGACATCGCCAGCAGCCGCCGGGTGCGCGGCGCCGGGTCGTTCTCGGCCGGGAAGCGGAACATGACCCGGCGTGGCTTCGCGAGCGCCGGTTCGTTCACGTCTGTGGCCACAACGCCTCCGTCGGCTCGGGGCCGCAGCCCACCACGATGCACTTCACGGTGTGCAACGCGGCCGGCTCACGGCCCGTGACGCCCCATTCAATGATCCAGATCACGTCCTGTGTGACATGTGTTGTCGATTTAGCGACAAGTCGATCAGACGTTTACCTGTGGCGCTGGTCCCGGCGTAGGCTGCGCACCGTGATTGACTGGTCTGACGACTCAGCCACGGGCCGGTCGGCTGGGACGTGGACGACCCAGCGTGAGCCAGAGGAAGCCGCATGCGACTGACCGTCCTCGGCTGTGCCGGCAGTTTCCCCGGCCCCGAGTCGGCCTGTTCCGCATACCTCGTGGAGGCCGACGGCTTCCGGCTGCTGATCGACTTCGGATCGGGATCACTGTCGGCGCTGCAACGCTACGCCGGCCTCGACGCGGTCGACGCGATCATGCTCACTCACCTGCACTGCGACCACATGCTCGACGCCTGCACGTACGTGGTGGTCCGCCGCTACACCCCGGGCGGGCCGCTGCCGCCGCTGCCCGTGTACGCGCCCATGGGCGCCGCCGAACGCATCGCCGCCGCCTACAGCGCCGAAGCCGAGCCCGTCGACGACGTCTACACCTTCTACGGGCTGCAGCCGGGCACCTTCCCGATCGGACCGTTCACCGTGACCGTGGACCGGGTCAACCATCCCATCGAGACGTACGGGGTGCGCGTCGAGCACGGCGGCCGGGTCCTCGCGTACTCGTCGGACACCGCGCCCTGCGACGCCCTGCTGCGCCTGGCCCAGGGCGCCGACCTGTTCCTGTGTGAGGCGAGTTACCTCGACGGCGTGCAGAACCCGCCCGACCTGCACCTGACCGGCGGCGAGGCGGGCGAGGCGGCCACCAAGGCGGACGTGGGCCGGCTGCTGCTGACCCACCTCGTTCCCGCCTGGTGTAGCGAGGCATCTACTGTGGAAGCCGCGAGCGCCACCTTCGCGGGCCCGGTCGATGTGGTACGCCCGGGCGCCCGCTACGATCTCTGAGCTTGCCGCCGGGGGAACGGCATCGGATCGTCAGTTCCTGATGTGACCACGGGAGTGCCCTGCATGCGCATCGTCCGGCTGGCCAACTTCGTCACACCGCGATCGGGCGGGCTGCGTACCGCGCTGCGCAACCTCGGCGAGGGCTACCAGCGGGCCGGGCACGAAGCCGTCCTGGTCGTACCGGGGCGCGAGCACTCCGACACCATGACCGCGCAGGGGCGGGTCATCACGCTGCCCGGTGCCGCGCTGCCGCGTACCGCCGGCTACCGGGTGCTGGCCGAGCGGCGGGAACTCGCCCGGCTGCTGGACGACCTGGAGCCGGACCGCATCGAGGTGTCCGACCGTTCCACCCTGCGCTGGACCGGACACTGGGCCCGGCAGCGCGGCGTCGGCTCCATGATGGTCTCCCACGAGAGTCTCGCCGGGCTGCTCGGCGTGTGGGGGATGCCCGCCCGCGACTCCCTGGCCGACCGGCTCAACCGGCGCACCGCGCAGGCGTACGACCAGATCGTCTGCACGACCGCGTTCGCCGCCGCCGAGTTCCGCCGCCTCGGCGTACCCAACCTCGTCGAGGTGCCGCTCGGCGTCGACCTCGCCGGGTTCCACCCCAGCCGGGCCGACGCCGCGGTCCGGGCCCGCTACGCCCGGCCCGACGAGCTGCTGATCGTCTACTGCGGCCGGCTGTCCGCGGACAAGCGACCCGAGCTTGCGGTCGACGCGATCGCCACGCTGCGGGCGCGGAAGACACCCGCGGTGCTGGTCGTCGCGGGGGACGGGGCCCGGCGCACCGCGCTGGCGTACCGCTCGGCCCGGTTGCCGGTGCGGTTCGCCGGGCACCTGTCGGAGCGCTCCGCGGTGGCCGCGCTGCTGGCCAGCGCCGACGTGGTGCTGGCGCCTGGGCCGGTGGAGACGTTCGGGCTGGCCGCCCTGGAGGCGCTGGCCTGCGGCACCCCGGTGGTGGTCAACGCGGCCAGCGCGCTGCCCGAGGTCATCGGCGACGCCGGGCTGGCCGTGCCGGGCACCCCGGAGGCCTTCGCCGACGGCGTACATCAGGTCCTGGGGCGTCCCGAGGCCGCGCGCCGGGCCGCCGCCCGCGCCCGGGCCGAGCTGTTCGGCTGGCCCCGCGCCGTGGCGGGCTTCCTGCGCGCCCACGACGCCGCGCCCGCCGCGATGGCCGCGGCCGTCACCCGCCCACGGCCCGCTCCCGGATCGGCCCGCCAGCCCGACCCCGCGCCGCCCCGGCCCACCCTGCTGCGCCCGGCCGTGCCCGCGAGCCGGACCCGCGCCGCCCACCGCGGCGAGCCCAGATGGGCGGCGAGCGCCGCCTGGGCGGGCACGGCGGCCGAACCCGCCGGGGCGGACGACACCCACGGCGCCCGGTACGCATAAGGTGACCGGCATGGCACGCCCCGACGGCCGAGCGGCCGACCACCTGCGACCCGTGACCCTCACCCGGCGGTGGAGCATCCACCCCGAGGGCTCCGTGCTGGTCGAGTTCGGCAACACCCGCGTCCTGTGCACCGCCAGCGTCACCGAGGGGGTCCCGCGCTGGCGCAAGGGCTCCGGCCTGGGCTGGGTCACCGCCGAATACGCGATGCTGCCCCGCGCCACGAACACCCGTGGCGACCGCGAAAGCGTCCGCGGCAAGATCGGCGGCCGGACCCACGAGATCTCCCGGCTGATCGGGCGCAGCCTGCGGGCCTGCATCGACCTCAAGGCGCTCGGCGAGAACTCCATCGTGCTCGACTGCGACGTGCTGCAGGCCGACGGCGGCACCCGCACCGCCGCGATCACCGGCGCGTACGTCGCCCTGCACGACGCGGTGAGCTGGCTGGCCGAGCGCAAGTCGCTGGCCGGCAAGCCGGCCGCGGTCATGCACCGCTCGGTGCAGGCGGTCAGCG
Protein-coding regions in this window:
- the ctaD gene encoding cytochrome c oxidase subunit I, yielding MTTVAPKPIVTRPYPVRRQVKGSAIARALRTTDAKQIGIMYMITSFVFFMLGGLMALLMRAELARPGMQFLSPEQYNQLFTMHGTIMLLFFATPIVFAFANFVVPIQIGAPDVAFPRLNSFAYWLYLFGGTITIAGFITPGGAADFGWFAYTPLSDGLHSPGVGGNMWVVGLALSGLGTILGGVNMITTILTLRAPGMTMFRMPIMTWNILVTSLLVIMVFPFLAAALFALAADRVLGAHVFDVATGGPMLWQHLFWFFGHPEVYIIALPFFGIITEVIPVFSRKPVFGYKGLVAATLLIAALSMSVWAHHMFVTGQVLLPFFSFLSFLIAVPTGMKFFVWIGTMWRGQISFETPMLFALGFLVTFLFGGLSGVLLAAPPIDFHVSDSYFVIAHFHYVLFGTIVFAVFAGIYFWFPKMFGRMLDERLGKVHFWLTFIGFHATFLVQHWLGTEGMPRRYADYLAGDGFTFLNMWSTIGSFVLGLSTLPFIYNVWKSYKVGELVTVDDPWGHGNSLEWATSCPPPLRNFDRMPRIRSERPAFDAKFPELAAGGQSIAGPPEGGAKPLTAESDGGATYREDIGSNRDKP
- a CDS encoding MFS transporter, producing the protein MTLTPYRETLALRGMRPLLTVATLARIPVTAGPVVLTLHVVQDLGRGYGAAGLVGAAFTVGGSFGAPVLGRVMDRRGLRPILVLTTVAEVAFWAAAQAMPYWTLVLAALVGGFLTLPVFAVARQSITALTPESHRLPAFALDSITTELSFMAGPALGVFVATTAGARAGMLAVGAGILVSGVGLYLLDPAIRSADEAPVSAGVRVPRRSWLRPRLVAVLAVTAAATLVLSGTDVAVVAVLRSTGELEWTGAVLGLWAAYSLLGGFAYGTVRRGLPPLALFAPMALFTIPVGLGGDHWWLLALMLIPAGALCAPTITATADVVSRLAPAAARGEAMGLHNSSLTVGVALGAPLAGVVMDTLSPPWGFAAVGIVGVLVALLALPAQLRHRSPTRPTEPPAATPAQAGTPTEPSAKVSRGSGKVLPPDHAGVDQVMATTEATGTVNVAGTGRP
- a CDS encoding isochorismatase family protein yields the protein MSRALIIVDVQNDFCEGGSLAVGGGAAVAGGISRALATGGWDHVVATKDYHVDPGAHFGDPPDFVDSWPAHCVAGTSGADFHPGLETDRVEAVFHKGAHAAAYSGFEGRTADGQTLADWLRARDVTSVDVVGIATDHCVRATALDAAAAGFATTVLLDLTAGVAPATTEAALEQFRTASVATTGTPVVTSV
- a CDS encoding nicotinate phosphoribosyltransferase — protein: MTAYPSALLTDQYELTMVSAALKDGTADRRCVFEVFARRLPSGRRYGVVAGPGRLAELIRDFRFAEAEVEFLRRAGIVDETTARWLADYRFTGDIDGYAEGELFFPGSPILTVSGTFAECVVLETLLLSVLNHDCAVAAAAARMVTAARGRPIIEMGSRRTHEAAAVAAARAAYLAGFASTSNLAAGAKYGIPTTGTSAHAFTLLHDDESAAFASQVAALGKNTTLLVDTYDIAQGIRNAIAVAGPDLRAVRIDSGDLSVLAGHSRELLDSLGATETKIIVSGDMDEYSIATLAAEPVDMYGAGTAVVAGSGAPTAGLVYKLVEVEGRPVVKRSENKATVGGRKTAVRRHKPTGTATEEIVVSQGVPDHRPNDRLLQRSYVVGGEILDPVPLAESREHLRQCLISIPWEGLKLSAGDPAIPVTIVPTT